The window GCCGGGAACGAACCACTCCCGGCGGCGGCGCAGGTAGTCGAGGTGGGTGGAGTGGTAGACGTAGCCGCGAAGTGCCTCCAGGGACTCCCAGACCGACATCGTGGCGATCATCTCGGGCGGCGCCGGCTGGATCCCGAGCGCCGCCAGATCGACGTCCTCCTCCTTGAGTCGCCAGACGAAGCCGGGGGAGCGGTCGGCCAGTTCGTTCATCAGGTCGACGCCCGCGGTGAATTCGGCGACCAGGGGATCCCCCTCCGGGGCACGGAGCTTGGCGACGTTCATCTGAGCCACATGGAAGTCCGTCATGCGGTCACTTCATCAGGCCGTACAACTAAAGTCAATTGGTTTTGTTTTTAGAGACGGTGACGCAGCAGCGGCCCGGCGCCGGATCCATCCGGGCGCACCATTCGTCGGCCAGCCCGGCGCCCTCCAGCAGGCCGTTGAGCATGGCCAGGTTCATCCCGCAGATCAGCGGCGGGAACTGCTCGGCCACCCGGTGATAGGGGCAGTTGCGCAGTTCGATCCGACCGTCCTCGCGGGTCGCCGGCTGGTAGCCGTTGCCGGTGAGCAGGGTCGTGACGTCCGGCTCCGGCCCGGCCTTGCGGCCGTGCTCCTCGGCCACGCGATACAGGGTCTCCTCGGCGCCGGACCGCTCCAGGGCCTCGGCCAGCAACTCGGCGGCGCTGCGATAGGCCCGCGGCGGCACGCTCACCGCGTGCTCCGCCGCGGACAGCCGGTACAGCTTGGCGGGGCGTCCGGCGCCCGGCCCGCTCCGGCCCGATCGGCGGGCGTACGAGACCTCGAGCAACCCGGCATCGACGAGTTTGTCCAGATGGAACGCGGCCAGGGTGCGACCCACGCCGAGCGCCTCGGCCACCTCGTCCCGCCCGGCCGGATCCGGCGCCGCGTCGGCCACCGCCCGGTACGCCGCCCGCCGCACCCGGTCGGCGAGCGCGGTCACGGCGTCGAGGTCGTCCAGATGGTCGGGAGTCGTCACTCCGCCATCGTATTGCCAACCACCTTTGGCGGTAGAGGCGTGCTCACGCGCTCCCGCAGCACGTCCCGGACCAGGGTGTGCCCGACCGCGATCAGCGCGGCCAACATCAGCGCCGCGAGCATCCGCAGATCCAGCTGCAGCAGGGTCTGGCCGAACAGGAAATAGGTGTAGGAGCCCAACGAGGCCGCCTGGACCAGCAGCGGCACGAACCACAATCGGGGCACGTAGAAGACCAGTACCACGGTCAGCACGTCGGCCAGGTAGAAGTACCGCTCGTGCATGCCGGGCAGCCCGAACGGGATCAGCATCGCGAAGAGCGCCGCCAGCGTCACGATCCGGGTCTCGTCCAGCCGCGCCCGCCGAGCGATCACCAGCAGGAAGACGCCCAGCACCAGCGCCGCGGTGAGCAGATAACCCAGGTGCCGGGCGGTGTCCAACCGGCGGGTGCCCTCCAGGAAGGCGAAGATCGTCGGGGCCTTGGTGGTCAGCTCGTCGATGATCCCGGCCTGCCGGTCCAGGCTGTAGATGGTGAACAGCTCACCCGGCGACCGACCCAGCAGCAGCGCCGGCAGGCTCAGCGCCAGCCAGACGGCGGGCACCGCGAGCAGTGTCCGCGCCCGCAGCCGGCCGGCCAGCACGAGCAGCGCCACCAGCGCGAAGATGAAGATGCCGTGCGGCTTGAAGGCCAGCGACACGGTGCACAGCGCAACACCCCACCAGCCCCGGCCGCGGGCCAGCATCCACACCCCACCGACCGCGAACGACGCCCACATCGAGTCGATCTGCCCCCAGACCGACGCGTTGATCACCACGGTCGGCAGCAGGATCACCACGAGCGCCGCGGCGATCCCGGCCCGGCGGCCCCGGTGCATCTCCACCAGCCGGAACACGAAGAACGCCAGCAACAGGTCGAAGGCCGCGTGGACCAGCTTGATCCCGATCAGCAGCGGAACCGGCAGCACCGAGGCGAACCAGAGCAGGTACATGAACGGCGCGTTGTAGTTGCCGATCGCCTCGCCCAGCCCGCGCCAGCCTCCGGCCCGCTCCAACTGGTCGTGCCAGTCGAAGAAGATCTGCATGTCACGGGTCGTCTCCGAGCGGCCCGCGTAGCGCGCCGCGAAGGCCACCACCAACAGACAGACGACCAGGAACAGCTCCGCGCGCCGCTGTGGATCACGAAGGGTGGACATGAGGAGGGACGATATCGACCCGGCGCCACACTTTCGTGCCCACCGGGCGAATCGGATGTTTCCGGGACCGGCCGAGCGGAGGAAGGCCGTCTCCGGGCGGCCCGGTAACCTTGTCGGGTGTCTGGAACTCCTCCCACCCGCCGTGTCGCCCTGCTGACCCTGGGCTGTGCCCGTAACGAGGTCGACTCGGAAGAGCTGGCCGCCCGCCTCGACGCCGGCGGTTGGGAGGTCGGCACCGACGCCGAGGGCGCCGACGTGGTCGTCGTCAACACCTGCGGCTTCGTCGAGAAGGCCAAGCAGGACTCGATCGACACGCTGCTCGCCGCGGCCGACACCGGCGCCAAGGTGGTCGCCGCCGGGTGCATGGCCGAGCGGTATGGCAAGGAGCTCGCCGAGAACCTCCCCGAGGCGAACGCGGTGCTCGGCTTCGACGACTACACCGACATCACCGACCGCCTGGAGAGCGTGCTGCGCGGCGAGAGCCACGTCTCGCACGTCCCGCGTGACCGCCGTGAGCTGCTCCCGATCACGCCCGTCGAGCGGCACGCGAGCAAGGTGGTCGTGCCCGGTCACGCCACCGTCGACGAGCACACCCCGGCCCACCTGCGAAAGGTGCTGCGCCGTCGGCTCGACAACGGCCCGGTGGCCTCGCTCAAGCTGGCCAGCGGCTGCGACCGGCGCTGCGCGTTCTGCGCGATCCCGGCCTTCCGTGGCGCCTTCGTCTCCCGCGACCCGCAGGAGCTGCTGGCCGAGGCCGAGTGGCTGGCCAAATCCGGTGTCCGCGAGCTGGTCCTGGTGAGTGAGAACAGCACGTCCTACGGCAAGGACCTGGGCGACCCGCGCCTGCTGGAGAAACTGCTGCCACAGCTGGCCGCGGTCGACGGCATCGTCCGGGTCCGGGCCAGCTACCTCCAGCCCGCCGAGACCCGCCCCGGCCTGGTCGAGGCGATCGCCACCACCCCCGGCGTGGCCGCCTACTTCGACCTCTCCTTCCAGCACTCCAGCGAGCCGGTGCTGCGCCGGATGCGGCGGTTCGGCTCCACCGACCGCTTCCTGGAGCTGCTCGACTCGGCCCGCAAGCTGTCCCCGGCGGCCGGCGCCCGGAGCAACTTCATCGTCGGCTTCCCCGGCGAGACGAAGCAGGACGTGGACGAGCTGATCCGCTTCCTCACCGAGGCGCGCCTCGACGCCATCGGCGTCTTCGACTACAGCGACGAGGACGGGACCGAGGCCGCGGGCCTGTCCGGCAAGCTGAGCGACGCGACGATCAAGCGGCGGTACGCGAAGGTGGTCGCCCTCGCCGAGGAGCTCTGCGCTCAGCGTGCCGAGGACCGGATCGGCGACACGGTCGAGGTCCTGGTCGACACGATCGACGACGGCGAGATCGAGGGCCGCGCCGAGCACCAGGCTCCCGAGGTCGACGGCTCCACCACCCTGGTCGCCGGTGGTGACGGGGTCGACCTGACCATGCTGCGCCCCGGTGATCTGGTCCGCGCCCGCGTCACCGGCACCGAGGGCGTGGACCTGATCGCGGTGCCGACGGAGATGATCTCGGCCGCCCCGGTGACCCGGTGACCGACGAGCCGGTGCCCGCGCCGCGCGTGGTGTCGCTCTACAACGCGGCGAACGCGTTGACCGTGGTCCGGATCGTGCTGGTGCCGGTCTTCCTCGTCCTGG of the Actinoplanes sichuanensis genome contains:
- a CDS encoding helix-turn-helix transcriptional regulator, which translates into the protein MTTPDHLDDLDAVTALADRVRRAAYRAVADAAPDPAGRDEVAEALGVGRTLAAFHLDKLVDAGLLEVSYARRSGRSGPGAGRPAKLYRLSAAEHAVSVPPRAYRSAAELLAEALERSGAEETLYRVAEEHGRKAGPEPDVTTLLTGNGYQPATREDGRIELRNCPYHRVAEQFPPLICGMNLAMLNGLLEGAGLADEWCARMDPAPGRCCVTVSKNKTN
- a CDS encoding glycosyltransferase 87 family protein — translated: MSTLRDPQRRAELFLVVCLLVVAFAARYAGRSETTRDMQIFFDWHDQLERAGGWRGLGEAIGNYNAPFMYLLWFASVLPVPLLIGIKLVHAAFDLLLAFFVFRLVEMHRGRRAGIAAALVVILLPTVVINASVWGQIDSMWASFAVGGVWMLARGRGWWGVALCTVSLAFKPHGIFIFALVALLVLAGRLRARTLLAVPAVWLALSLPALLLGRSPGELFTIYSLDRQAGIIDELTTKAPTIFAFLEGTRRLDTARHLGYLLTAALVLGVFLLVIARRARLDETRIVTLAALFAMLIPFGLPGMHERYFYLADVLTVVLVFYVPRLWFVPLLVQAASLGSYTYFLFGQTLLQLDLRMLAALMLAALIAVGHTLVRDVLRERVSTPLPPKVVGNTMAE
- a CDS encoding DUF3291 domain-containing protein codes for the protein MTDFHVAQMNVAKLRAPEGDPLVAEFTAGVDLMNELADRSPGFVWRLKEEDVDLAALGIQPAPPEMIATMSVWESLEALRGYVYHSTHLDYLRRRREWFVPGESAMVLWWVEAGRIPTLRDGLQRLALLGAEGPGPRAFTFRQPFPAPELSRP
- the rimO gene encoding 30S ribosomal protein S12 methylthiotransferase RimO; translation: MSGTPPTRRVALLTLGCARNEVDSEELAARLDAGGWEVGTDAEGADVVVVNTCGFVEKAKQDSIDTLLAAADTGAKVVAAGCMAERYGKELAENLPEANAVLGFDDYTDITDRLESVLRGESHVSHVPRDRRELLPITPVERHASKVVVPGHATVDEHTPAHLRKVLRRRLDNGPVASLKLASGCDRRCAFCAIPAFRGAFVSRDPQELLAEAEWLAKSGVRELVLVSENSTSYGKDLGDPRLLEKLLPQLAAVDGIVRVRASYLQPAETRPGLVEAIATTPGVAAYFDLSFQHSSEPVLRRMRRFGSTDRFLELLDSARKLSPAAGARSNFIVGFPGETKQDVDELIRFLTEARLDAIGVFDYSDEDGTEAAGLSGKLSDATIKRRYAKVVALAEELCAQRAEDRIGDTVEVLVDTIDDGEIEGRAEHQAPEVDGSTTLVAGGDGVDLTMLRPGDLVRARVTGTEGVDLIAVPTEMISAAPVTR